From Coffea arabica cultivar ET-39 chromosome 10e, Coffea Arabica ET-39 HiFi, whole genome shotgun sequence, one genomic window encodes:
- the LOC113711974 gene encoding uncharacterized protein — MPSSASFLRQISRKEGYTSRSKRWASGKNADVGDENGRGLYRYEASLKQMEGFNNIYASAGCENGGFVMRKRVMVVVDQSSHSKHAMMWALTHVTNKGDMLTLLHIVPPSHDTSESSSSSCSPYLASSLGSLCKACKPEVEVEALVIQGPKLATVMSQVKKLEVSVLVLGQKKPSSMLLNCLCGTSSSEEFVEQCINAVDCLTIGVRKQSKGMGGYLISTRWQKNFWLLA, encoded by the exons atgcCAAGTTCAGCTTCATTCTTGAGGCAGATAAGTAGGAAAGAAGGCTACACATCAAGATCAAAAAGATGGGCTAGTGGCAAGAATGCTGATGTTGGTGATGAAAACGGAAGAGGGCTGTACAGGTATGAAGCTAGTTTGAAGCAAATGGAAGGGTTTAACAACATCTATGCAAGTGCTGGATGTGAAAATGGTGGATTTGTAATGAGGAAAAGAGTAATGGTGGTGGTGGATCAGAGTTCTCATTCTAAGCATGCAATGATGTGGGCTCTTACTCATGTTACCAACAAGGGTGATATGTTAACTCTGCTTCATATTGTCCCTCCTTCGCATGACACTTCTGagtcatcttcttcttcttgctcTCCTTATCTTGCCAGTTCTCTGGGATCCCTTTGTAAAGCTTGCAAGCCTGAG GTTGAAGTGGAAGCACTTGTGATTCAAGGACCAAAACTGGCCACAGTGATGAGCCAAGTGAAGAAACTGGAGGTGTCTGTCCTAGTCTTGGGTCAGAAAAAGCCTTCTTCAATGCTGCTTAATTG CCTCTGTGGAACCAGCAGCTCAGAGGAGTTTGTGGAACAATGCATCAATGCAGTGGACTGCTTAACAATTGGAGTGAGGAAGCAAAGCAAAGGCATGGGTGGGTACCTCATCAGCACCAGATGGCAGAAGAATTTCTGGCTCTTAGCTTAA
- the LOC113712926 gene encoding UDP-galactose transporter 1 isoform X1 encodes MEGTGSLYDWTVIRSILAIIQWWGFNVTVIIMNKWIFQKLEFKFPLTVSCVHFICSAIGAYLVIKVLKLKPLIVVDPEDRWRRIFPMSFIFCINIVLGNVSLRYIPVSFMQTIKSFTPATTVFLQWLVWRKYFDWRIWASLVPIVGGILLTSITELSFNVFGFFAALFGCLATSTKTILAESLLHGYKFDSINTVYYMAPLATMILAAPALVLEGSGVVEWFRTHTELVSPLIIIFGSGVLAFCLNFSIFYVIHSTTAVTFNVAGNLKVAVAITFSWLIFRNPISLMNAVGCTVTLVGCTFYGYVRHKLSQQTPGTPRTPRTPRNKVELLPLVNDKLDDKV; translated from the exons ATGGAGGGGACTGGGAGTTTATATGATTGGACTGTAATTCGAtccattttggctataattcaATGGTGGGGCTTCAATGTCACTGTTATTATCATGAATAAATGGATCTTTCAG AAACTGGAGTTTAAGTTCCCCTTGACGGTGTCATGTGTACACTTTATCTGCTCAGCTATTGGTGCATACCTGGTAATCAAGGTGCTAAAACTCAAGCCTCTTATTGTGGTGGACCCTGAAGATCGATGGAGAAGGATCTTTCCAATGTCCTTTATCTTTTGCATAAACATTGTGCTGGGAAACGTTAGTTTGCGTTACATACCGGTTTCTTTTATGCAAACCATAAAGTCCTTTACTCCGGCAACAACAG TTTTTCTGCAGTGGCTAGTTTGGAGAAAATACTTTGACTGGAGAATATGGGCATCATTAGTTCCCATTGTTGGAGGAATTCTTCTTACTTCTATCACTGAGCTAAGTTTCAATGTCTTCGGCTTCTTCGCTGCCTTGTTCGGCTGTCTTGCTACCTCTACAAAAACTATCCTCGCAGAATCTCTGCTTCATGGTTACAAATTTGACAG CATAAACACAGTATATTACATGGCACCTCTTGCAACAATGATCTTGGCTGCACCAGCTCTAGTGCTTGAAGGATCTGGAGTGGTGGAATGGTTCCGCACACATACTGAGCTTGTCTCACCACTAATTATTATCTTTGGCTCTGGAGTGTTAGCGTTCTGCCTCAACTTCTCCATCTTTTATGTCATTCACTCTACAACTGCGGTAACGTTTAATGTGGCTGGAAATCTTAAG GTTGCAGTTGCTATTACATTTTCGTGGCTCATCTTTAGGAACCCAATTTCACTTATGAATGCTGTTGGATGCACGGTGACGTTAGTAGGATGTACATTCTATGGGTATGTGAGACACAAGCTATCGCAACAGACCCCAGGAACACCTCGTACACCTCGGACTCCCAGGAACAAAGTCGAGTTGCTTCCTCTCGTTAATGACAAACTGGATGACAAAGTTTGA
- the LOC113712926 gene encoding UDP-galactose transporter 1 isoform X2, with protein MEGTGSLYDWTVIRSILAIIQWWGFNVTVIIMNKWIFQKLEFKFPLTVSCVHFICSAIGAYLVIKVLKLKPLIVVDPEDRWRRIFPMSFIFCINIVLGNVSLRYIPVSFMQTIKSFTPATTVFLQWLVWRKYFDWRIWASLVPIVGGILLTSITELSFNVFGFFAALFGCLATSTKTILAESLLHGYKFDSINTVYYMAPLATMILAAPALVLEGSGVVEWFRTHTELVSPLIIIFGSGVLAFCLNFSIFYVIHSTTAVTFNVAGNLKLLLHFRGSSLGTQFHL; from the exons ATGGAGGGGACTGGGAGTTTATATGATTGGACTGTAATTCGAtccattttggctataattcaATGGTGGGGCTTCAATGTCACTGTTATTATCATGAATAAATGGATCTTTCAG AAACTGGAGTTTAAGTTCCCCTTGACGGTGTCATGTGTACACTTTATCTGCTCAGCTATTGGTGCATACCTGGTAATCAAGGTGCTAAAACTCAAGCCTCTTATTGTGGTGGACCCTGAAGATCGATGGAGAAGGATCTTTCCAATGTCCTTTATCTTTTGCATAAACATTGTGCTGGGAAACGTTAGTTTGCGTTACATACCGGTTTCTTTTATGCAAACCATAAAGTCCTTTACTCCGGCAACAACAG TTTTTCTGCAGTGGCTAGTTTGGAGAAAATACTTTGACTGGAGAATATGGGCATCATTAGTTCCCATTGTTGGAGGAATTCTTCTTACTTCTATCACTGAGCTAAGTTTCAATGTCTTCGGCTTCTTCGCTGCCTTGTTCGGCTGTCTTGCTACCTCTACAAAAACTATCCTCGCAGAATCTCTGCTTCATGGTTACAAATTTGACAG CATAAACACAGTATATTACATGGCACCTCTTGCAACAATGATCTTGGCTGCACCAGCTCTAGTGCTTGAAGGATCTGGAGTGGTGGAATGGTTCCGCACACATACTGAGCTTGTCTCACCACTAATTATTATCTTTGGCTCTGGAGTGTTAGCGTTCTGCCTCAACTTCTCCATCTTTTATGTCATTCACTCTACAACTGCGGTAACGTTTAATGTGGCTGGAAATCTTAAG TTGCTATTACATTTTCGTGGCTCATCTTTAGGAACCCAATTTCACTTATGA